Proteins encoded in a region of the Coffea eugenioides isolate CCC68of chromosome 4, Ceug_1.0, whole genome shotgun sequence genome:
- the LOC113769297 gene encoding uncharacterized protein LOC113769297: MTLRSGKEVEGPAPVAPKDKNEDRIEKELEEEGTPGINKKVIRTPVVPVKPNPPPFPSRLERLKKHNKKKEILEMFRKVEINIPLLDAIKQVPRYAKFLKDLCINRKKLRGDERIIVGENVSAVLQRKLPPKCGELGMFTIPCKIGNTSIRNAMLDLGASINVMPKAIYASLNLGPLKETGIIIQLADRTNAYPDGVIEDVLVQVNNLVFPADFYILDMGNERSPNPSPILLGRPFLSTARTKIDVSEGTLTMEFDGEIVHFNIFEAMRYPCHSNAIFAMSVIDPLVQEVFEINSRDELETAITKHLDLEATCEMELDVSLQRMVGALQSLGQSSLRYDVAPILVPEPHLKLLPSIVQAPEVELKPLPEHLKYAYLGEKWTLPVIISSKLSPREEDKLLRVLREHKEAIGWTIADIKGISPSVCMHRIRLEEDARPIRQPQRRLNPIMMEVVKKEVINLLDVGIIFSISDSPWVSPVQVVPKKAGVTVEENHEGDLVPVRKPTGWRQCIDYRKLNAIAIAPEDQEKTTFTCPFGTFAYRMMPFGLCNAPATFQRCMISIFSEYVERIIEVFMDDFSVYGDSFDDCLDNLTLILKRCIETNPVLNWEK; encoded by the exons atgaccCTCAGGAGTGGGAAAGAGGTTGAAGGACCAGCACCAGTAGCTCCGAAGGACAAGAATGAGGACCGCATTGAGAAGGAGCTTGAGGAAGAAGGAACGCCCGGCATAAATAAAAAGGTAATACGTACCCCAGTGGTTCCAGTTAAGCCTAACCCACCaccttttcctagcaggttggaaAGGCTTAAAAAGCataacaagaaaaaggaaattctGGAGATGTTTAGAAAGGTGGAGATAAATATCCCCTTACTTGACGCAATTAAGCAAGTACCCCGGTATGCCAAATTCTTGAAGGACCTATGCATCAATAGGAAGAAATTGAGGGGAGATGAAAGGATAATTGTGGGAGAGAACGTATCCGCAGTGCTTCAAAGAAAACTTCCGCCCAAGTGTGGAGAGCTAGGTATGTTCACTATCCCTTGTAAAATCGGGAACACTAGCATTAGGAATGCCATGTTAGACCTAGGAGCCTCTATAAATGTGATGCCCAAGGCTATTTATGCTTCTCTAAATTTGGGTCCCTTAAAGGAAACTGGCAttataattcaattggctgataGGACTAATGCTTATCCCGATGGGGTGATAGAAGATGTGTTAGTGCAAGTGAACAATTTAGTGTTCCCCGCTGATTTTTATATTCTTGATATGGGTAATGAACGTTCTCCAAATCCATCACCAATTTTGTTGGGGAGGCCCTTCTTGAGCACGGCTcgtacaaaaattgatgttagtgAGGGCACCCTaacgatggaatttgatggagaaatagttcattttaatatatttgaggCCATGAGATATCCTTGTCATTCTAATGCTATTTTCGCTATGAGTGTAATCGACCCTTTGGTGCAAGAAGTGTTTGAAATTAATAGCAGGGATGAATTGGAGACAGCAATCACCAAACATTTGGATCTGGAAGCAACTTGTGAAATGGAGTTAGATGTCAGTTTGCAAAGAATGGTTGGAGCCTTGCAATCACTAGGCCAAAGTTCTCTAAGGTATGATGTCGCTCCTATATTGGTGCCTGAACCACACCTAAAGCTATTACCCTCTATCGTGCAGGCACCTGAAGTGGAGTTAAAACCTCTGCCCGAGCATCTAAAGTATGCCTATCTAGGTGAAAAATGGACGTTACCagtgataatctcatccaaattaTCACCCAGGGAGGAGGATAAGCTGCTACGGGTTCTAAGGGAGCATAAGGAAGCTATAGGTTGGACAATTGCGGACATAAAGGGTATAAGCCCGTCCGTGTGCATGCATCGAATTCGCCTGGAAGAGGATGCTAGGCCGATAAGACAACCACAAAGGAGATTGAACCCCATCATGATGGAAGTGGTCAAGAAAGAGGTAATCAACCTTCTGGACGTGGGAATCATTTTTTCTATCTCAGATAGCCCGTGGGTGAGTCCAGTCCAAGTGGTGCCAAAGAAAGCAGGGGTAACTGTGGAAGAAAATCATGAAGGGGACCTCGTTCCAGTTCGAAAGCCTACGGGTTGGCGCCAGTGCATCGATTACCGCAAATTGAACGCG ATAGCAATTGcaccagaggatcaagagaaaacAACTTTCACTTGCCCCTTTGGCACTTTTGCCTATCGaatgatgccatttggattgtgCAATGCCCCTGCAACATTTCAGAGGTGCATGATTAGCATTTTTTCTGAGTATGTGGAGAGAATAATTGAGGTATTCATGGATGACTTCAGTGTctatggtgatagttttgaCGATTGCTTAGATAACCTGACATTGATTTTAAAAAGATGCATTGAGACTAACCCAGTGCTCAATTGGGAAAAATGA
- the LOC113769298 gene encoding uncharacterized protein LOC113769298, with protein sequence MANARTIRELAAPNLTQQPLCITFPRLSENAAFELKPGPIHLLPTFHGLSGEEPHKHMQEFDVVCSSMKPSGVTDEQIKLKAFPFSLKDSAKDWLYCLPAGIITTWPEMQKKFFEKYFPASRAASLRKEICDIKQFHGESLYEYWERNIIDAASGGALVNKTTQEAWELIERMAENCQQFGTREDVPTRKVNEVSSSSIQQQLSELTSFVRQIAVGNVQQAKVCGICTNSGHTTDSCPQLQEEGIEQANMAGNMPMPRRQYDPYSNSYNPGWRDHPNLSYGGNKQQNFTPNRQQGFQQQYQTKNQPSSNPGMSLEDMVKIIASNTMKFQQDTEASSQETKARMQNLENQMSQLASIVNRLDS encoded by the exons ATGGCAAATGCACGAACAATACGGGAGTTGGCCGCTCCAAACTTGACCCAACAACCTCTCTGCATAACTTTCCCTCGCCTTAGTGAGAATGCAGCTTTTGAATTAAAACCTGGTCCAATACATTTGTTGCCTACTTTTCATGGTCTGTCAGGTGAGGAACCCCACAAACAcatgcaggaatttgatgtggtgTGTTCGAGTATGAAGCCTTCGGGAGTAACTGATGAACAAATTAAGTTAAAGGCCTTCCCTTTTTCTCTCAAGGATTCGGCAAAAGACTGGTTATACTGTCTACCTGCAGGCATTATCACCACGTGGCCAGAGATGcagaaaaaattttttgaaaaatatttcccTGCGTCCAGAGCTGCTAGTTTGCGAAAGGAAATATGTGACATCAAACAATTTCACGGGGAATCCTTGTATGAATATTGGGAGAG AAATATCATTGATGCAGCAAGTGGAGGTGCACTGGTGAATAAAACTACCCAAGAGGCTTGGGAACTAATCGAGCGAATGGCAGAGAACTGCCAGCAGTTTGGTACAAGAGAGGATGTTCCTACGAGAAAGGTCAACGAGGTAAGCTCATCTTCCATTCAACAGCAGTTATCTGAATTAACCTCATTTGTTCGACAGATAGCTGTAGGAAATGTACAGCAGGCCAAGGTGTGTGGGATTTGTACGAACAGTGGTCATACCACCGACTCGTGCCCACAGTTACAAGAGGAGGGAATTGAGCAAGCAAACATGGCTGGTAACATGCCCATGCCACGTAGACAGTATGACCCCTATTCCAACTCATACAATCCGGGTTGGAgggatcatccaaatctgagctatgggggaaataagcaacaaaatttcaCCCCCAATAGACAACAGGGCTTCCAGCAACAATATCAAACAAAGAATCAACCCTCCTCTAACCCAGGTATGTCCTTAGAAGACATGGTTAAAATCATAGCCTCTAACACTATGAAATTTCAGCAGGACACTGAGGCCAGCAGTCAAGAGACGAAGGCGCGTATGCAAAACTTGGAAAATCAGATGAGTCAATTGGCCTCAATTGTCAACCGACTGGACTCCTAG